The following proteins are co-located in the Chryseobacterium daecheongense genome:
- the ftsZ gene encoding cell division protein FtsZ — protein MENIGTQGFSFDLPKGNSSIIKVIGVGGGGNNALKHMYEKGIHGVDFVICNTDAQTLDNNPVSNKVQLGTSITEGLGAGADPEVGEKSAIESIEEIKAAMGQNTKMVFITAGMGGGTGTGAAPVIAKVAKDMGILTVGIVTVPFSFEGKRRLEQAENGLDKLRNNVDSLIVINNDKLRQQFGNLGFKQGFSKADEVLTNAAKGMAEVITGYFDVNIDFRDAKSVLQNSGTALMSTGTASGENKAEEAVRKALDSPLLNDNKITGAKNVLLLIRSGVEEVTMDEIGIIMDHIQKEAGNTADIIFGVGADEELGDAVSVLVIATGFSNEDKKFAGPTEKIRIGLNDKLDSHKTSPFKTREEREMSPEEGYTFGGKNLFRLDDEDQDNPQFKTSTEKKMIIEDEEVKTEIKFSDREQDTVDSPIQDWRNEEEDQDAYNLFSFDEDNDPNDLEIQSFSFETEDRKEEPTKNSSVPSFSEEKPIEFSFFVNEPVNEPKTDYGQPKAEFTTSANTVSHITEEPLQKMESFFQPVKEVPANESKPVVENKTETEAPKASDSEFTFVNKTIDQERVVERRNKLKEFNSRYQSFDNVNEFESVPAFKRKNISIDGTNASDQNINTYLSDNNGSMQIRENRFLNKDVD, from the coding sequence ATGGAAAATATAGGTACACAAGGGTTTTCATTTGATTTACCAAAAGGAAATTCATCAATCATCAAAGTAATTGGTGTTGGTGGCGGTGGAAACAACGCCCTTAAACACATGTACGAGAAAGGGATTCACGGTGTTGATTTCGTGATCTGTAATACGGATGCTCAGACTTTAGATAATAACCCCGTCTCCAATAAAGTTCAGTTGGGTACTTCCATCACCGAAGGACTTGGAGCAGGTGCTGATCCTGAGGTTGGAGAAAAGTCAGCTATTGAAAGTATTGAAGAGATCAAGGCTGCAATGGGACAAAATACCAAGATGGTATTCATTACTGCCGGGATGGGAGGTGGAACCGGAACGGGTGCCGCTCCTGTTATTGCCAAAGTAGCTAAAGATATGGGAATTTTAACGGTAGGTATCGTTACTGTTCCATTCAGCTTCGAGGGGAAGAGAAGGCTTGAGCAGGCAGAAAACGGACTTGATAAATTGAGAAATAATGTTGACTCACTGATTGTCATCAACAACGATAAATTAAGACAGCAATTTGGTAACCTTGGATTCAAGCAAGGATTCTCAAAGGCCGATGAAGTGTTAACCAATGCTGCAAAAGGTATGGCAGAGGTTATTACCGGTTACTTTGATGTAAACATTGACTTTAGAGATGCTAAATCTGTGCTTCAGAACTCGGGTACTGCATTGATGTCTACAGGTACTGCTTCCGGAGAAAATAAAGCAGAAGAGGCCGTAAGAAAGGCTCTGGATTCCCCATTATTGAATGACAATAAGATTACAGGTGCTAAAAATGTATTACTATTGATCAGAAGTGGTGTAGAAGAAGTTACCATGGATGAAATAGGTATCATCATGGATCACATTCAGAAAGAAGCAGGAAACACCGCGGATATTATTTTCGGGGTTGGAGCGGATGAAGAGCTGGGAGATGCAGTAAGCGTTCTTGTAATTGCTACAGGTTTCTCCAATGAGGATAAAAAATTTGCAGGGCCAACTGAAAAAATAAGAATCGGTTTAAATGACAAACTGGATTCTCACAAAACTTCTCCTTTTAAAACGAGAGAAGAAAGAGAAATGAGCCCTGAAGAAGGCTATACTTTCGGAGGAAAGAACCTTTTCAGACTTGATGATGAAGACCAGGATAATCCTCAGTTTAAGACATCTACTGAAAAAAAAATGATTATTGAGGATGAAGAGGTAAAAACAGAAATAAAGTTCTCTGATAGAGAGCAAGATACGGTAGACAGCCCAATTCAGGACTGGAGAAACGAAGAAGAGGATCAGGATGCTTATAACTTATTTTCTTTCGATGAAGATAACGACCCGAATGACCTGGAAATACAGTCTTTTTCTTTTGAAACAGAAGACAGGAAAGAAGAACCGACTAAAAACTCTTCTGTTCCTTCTTTTTCCGAAGAAAAACCGATTGAATTCAGCTTCTTTGTCAATGAGCCTGTTAATGAGCCAAAAACGGATTATGGACAGCCAAAAGCAGAGTTTACCACTTCAGCCAATACGGTAAGCCACATTACAGAAGAACCTCTTCAGAAAATGGAAAGTTTCTTCCAGCCGGTGAAAGAAGTTCCGGCCAATGAAAGCAAACCGGTTGTTGAAAATAAAACGGAAACCGAAGCTCCAAAGGCATCAGACAGTGAGTTCACTTTTGTGAACAAAACTATTGACCAGGAGAGAGTGGTTGAAAGAAGAAATAAATTAAAAGAATTCAATTCACGTTATCAGAGTTTTGATAATGTTAATGAGTTCGAATCTGTGCCTGCATTCAAAAGAAAGAATATTTCTATTGACGGGACCAACGCATCAGATCAGAATATAAATACATATTTATCTGATAATAATGGTTCTATGCAAATCAGAGAAAACAGATTTTTAAATAAAGACGTAGACTAA
- a CDS encoding BrxA/BrxB family bacilliredoxin gives MYPTDLVMPMKAELTDKGFEDLTTTSQVQEALKQSGTTLLVINSVCGCAAGAARPGVVYSLTGDKKPDHLTTVFAGYDTEAVSEARKHLAPFPPSSPCVALFKDGELVHMLERHHIEGNPAGAIAANLQAAYDEYC, from the coding sequence ATGTATCCAACAGATTTAGTAATGCCTATGAAGGCTGAACTTACAGATAAAGGCTTTGAAGACTTGACAACAACTTCTCAGGTACAAGAAGCATTAAAGCAATCAGGAACTACCCTATTAGTGATCAATTCAGTATGTGGGTGTGCTGCAGGAGCTGCAAGACCGGGAGTTGTTTACTCTTTGACCGGAGATAAAAAACCCGATCACTTGACAACCGTATTTGCAGGATATGATACTGAAGCTGTTTCAGAAGCGAGAAAGCATTTAGCTCCGTTTCCTCCAAGCTCACCTTGCGTAGCTCTTTTCAAAGATGGAGAATTGGTTCACATGCTGGAAAGACACCACATTGAAGGAAATCCTGCAGGAGCAATTGCTGCAAACCTTCAGGCAGCTTACGACGAATATTGCTAA
- the ftsA gene encoding cell division protein FtsA: MENQEYSVGLDIGTTKIVAIVGRRNAHGKIEVLGVGKAKSLGVHKGIVNNISQTINSIKAAVSEAQSSAGVPIRKVTVGIAGKHIRSLQHSDYIMREHPDKFITDDDIEALKDQVKKLVMLPGEEIIHVLPQEYKVDSEGEIQEPVGMHGKRLEANFHVVVGQMGSIRNIARCVREAGLEMEALTLEPLASSEAVLTKEEKEAGVAIVDIGGGTTDIAIFKDNIIRHTCVIPYGGGIITEDIKEGCSIIEKHAEQLKVKFGSAVPELEKDSTFVTIPGLHGRPDKEISLKTLAQIINARVEEILEMVNTELKAYGAFEQKKKLIAGIVLTGGGSNLKHLRQLANYTTGFDSRIGFANEYIANDKNQYLKGPEFATSIGLLMESLKIRDKKQTIVEEETVQEKQQPEVVSNTAETPTATQQATPVQEQEVVREQQENKKAARLTFGQSLMEKVKKFFEEVE, from the coding sequence ATGGAAAATCAAGAGTATTCAGTAGGTCTGGACATCGGGACAACAAAGATAGTCGCGATTGTCGGAAGGAGGAATGCACACGGGAAAATAGAAGTTCTCGGTGTAGGAAAGGCCAAAAGTCTTGGGGTTCATAAAGGTATTGTGAATAACATCTCACAAACCATTAATTCAATCAAGGCGGCTGTGTCTGAAGCACAATCCAGTGCAGGAGTTCCTATCCGCAAAGTCACGGTTGGTATTGCAGGAAAACATATCCGTTCTCTGCAACATTCCGATTATATTATGCGAGAGCATCCAGACAAGTTTATTACAGACGACGACATCGAAGCATTGAAAGATCAGGTAAAAAAACTGGTCATGCTACCCGGTGAAGAAATTATTCATGTACTTCCTCAAGAATATAAAGTGGATTCTGAAGGTGAGATACAGGAACCTGTCGGTATGCACGGAAAACGTTTAGAGGCTAATTTCCATGTTGTCGTAGGACAAATGGGCAGTATCAGAAACATTGCAAGATGTGTAAGAGAAGCCGGACTGGAAATGGAAGCCCTTACTTTAGAACCACTGGCATCTTCTGAAGCTGTTCTTACAAAAGAAGAAAAAGAAGCAGGAGTTGCAATCGTAGATATAGGTGGTGGTACTACGGATATTGCTATTTTCAAAGACAATATCATTCGCCATACCTGTGTAATTCCTTACGGTGGCGGAATCATTACAGAAGATATTAAAGAAGGTTGCTCGATTATAGAAAAACATGCAGAACAACTGAAGGTAAAATTCGGATCTGCAGTTCCTGAGCTTGAAAAAGACAGCACTTTTGTAACCATTCCTGGCTTACATGGAAGACCGGACAAAGAAATTTCTCTTAAAACTCTGGCACAGATCATCAACGCGAGAGTTGAAGAAATCCTTGAAATGGTGAACACCGAGCTTAAAGCCTATGGAGCATTCGAACAGAAGAAAAAGCTGATTGCGGGAATCGTTCTTACAGGAGGTGGTTCCAATTTGAAGCACTTACGCCAGCTTGCTAATTATACTACAGGTTTCGACAGCAGAATTGGTTTTGCTAACGAATATATCGCCAATGACAAAAACCAATACCTGAAAGGTCCTGAATTTGCAACATCTATCGGGTTACTGATGGAAAGTTTGAAAATCCGCGACAAAAAGCAGACGATCGTAGAAGAAGAAACCGTTCAGGAGAAGCAACAACCGGAAGTAGTATCCAATACAGCTGAAACCCCAACTGCCACACAGCAGGCGACTCCTGTTCAGGAGCAGGAAGTGGTAAGAGAGCAACAGGAAAATAAAAAAGCGGCAAGGCTCACATTCGGACAGTCGCTAATGGAAAAAGTAAAAAAATTCTTTGAAGAAGTAGAATAA
- a CDS encoding GatB/YqeY domain-containing protein has translation MSLENTISEAIKTAMREKDKVALDSLRAVKSQILLLKTEARGAEVSAEQEIAILQRMIKQRKDSYDQFAAQGRTDLADVEEAQMKVIEKFLPQQLTAEELETEIKNIISQTGAESIKDLGKVMGMASKALAGKSDGKSISEMAKKLLS, from the coding sequence ATGAGTTTAGAAAATACAATCAGCGAAGCGATAAAAACCGCTATGAGGGAGAAAGACAAAGTGGCTCTGGACTCTCTCCGTGCAGTAAAGTCCCAGATCCTGCTTTTGAAAACAGAAGCCAGAGGAGCAGAAGTTTCAGCAGAACAGGAGATCGCTATTTTACAAAGAATGATCAAACAACGTAAGGATTCTTACGACCAGTTTGCTGCTCAGGGAAGAACGGATCTCGCAGACGTCGAAGAAGCCCAGATGAAGGTCATCGAAAAATTCTTACCTCAACAGCTTACTGCTGAGGAGCTGGAAACAGAAATTAAAAATATCATTTCACAGACCGGCGCTGAATCTATAAAGGATTTAGGAAAGGTAATGGGAATGGCATCAAAAGCGTTAGCCGGTAAATCTGACGGAAAAAGCATTTCCGAGATGGCTAAAAAGCTGCTTTCTTAA